The sequence TCGACGACCGGGCGGTAGCCGGCCAGCGCTAGCCCCAGCGCCGCGCCGATCGCCCCGCTTTCGATGATGGGCGTATTACGCACGCGCGCCTTTCCGAAGCGCTCGACGAATCCTTCGGTCACTTTAAAGACCCCGCCGTATTCGGCGATGTCCTGCCCCATCAGCACCAATCGGTCGTCCGCCTCCATGGCCTGCCAGAGGCTCTGGCGGATGGCATCGACGAACCGCAGCGTTTCACGCGGGCTTTCGGGGGTCGATGGCGGAGGGGGTGAAGGCGCGAAGACATCACCCCGCTCGCGCTCGGCTGTGCTCACCTCTTCGGGCTGCGCGAGTGCGAACTCCGCGGCAGCCTCCACGCGGGCCTCGAGTTCAGTCCGCAACGCCGTCATTGCTTCCCGCGTGAGCTGTTTTTTGCGAAGAAGCACCCGTTCGTAGCGCGCGACAGGGTCTTTCTTCGCCCATTTCTGCATGAGTTCAGGCGGAACGTATTTCGTGCCAGAGGCCTCCTCATGGCCGCGCATCCGGAAGGTGACCATCTCGAGCAGCGTGGGCCCCTCGCCGGCACGGCCGCGCTCGGCGGCCGCGCGGACGCGCTCGATGACGGCCTCCAGGTCGTTCCCATCCACCACATGGCCGGGGATGCCGTAGCCGGCCGCCGCCGTGGCGAAGTGGCGCGCCGCCATGATGTCGCCCGTCGGGGTGGAGAGGCCGTACTGATTGTTTTCGATCACAAAAATGACCGGCAGCTTCCAGACGGCGGCGAGGTTGACCGCCTCATGGAAATCTCCCTCCCGGGTGGACCCATCGCCCACAAAAGTAAGAGCGACCGTGCGGCGATCGCCGAGCTGGCTGGCGAGGCCCAGGCCGCAGGCCACGGGCAACATGGCCGCCAGATGGGAGATCATCCCGACCAGCCGTTTTTCCGGTAGACCGAAGTGGAAGGTGCGGTCGCGCCCGTGGGTATAGCCGCCCGCTTTGCCCATTAGCTGGCAAAACAGCGTGTCCAGCGGCAGCCCGCGCGTCGTCCACACGCCCAGGTTGCGGTGCATCGGGAGGATGTGGTCGTCGTCTTCCAGCGCCAACACACACCCCACGGCGATGGCTTCCTGCCCGAACCCGCTAAACCACTTTGACAGCCGGCCCTGCCGGATCAGCCGGAGCATCTTCTCCTCGATTACCCTGGGTAATACTAAGGCGCGATACCGGGCGCTTGCCTCCTCGTCCGTGACGTCGGTCTGTACTACTTCCGTTTGCATGTGTGTGTTGAAGGGACGTTACGCGTTGAACGTTATTACGTGAAGCAATCACGATACGTGGACGCAATCACCAAACGTGGACGCAATCACAAAGCGTGGACGCAATCACCAAACGTGGACGCAATCACCAAACGTGGACGTGACCATGATACATGGACGCGATGTATCGCGTCCCTACTTTTCACTTTGCATTTTGCATTTTGCCTTCTCACCTCCCTTTCCCCATCACCGCCGTTTTGATCGTCATGAAGAGGATTTTAAAATCCATGCGCAGGCTCATGTTGGCGATGTAGAACAGGTCGTATTTCACCTTTTGCTTCACATCGGCGAGGCTGGCGTCGTAACGCCAGATGACCTGGGCCCATCCGGTGATGCCTGGCTTGACGCGCGAGCGCCGGCTATAGAGGGGTATCTCGTGGGAAAGGCGTTCGACGAAATAGGGTCGCTCGGGCCGCGGGCCGACGAGGCTCATCTCCCCTTTGAGCACGTTGACAAACTGCGGGACTTCATCCAGCCGGGTCTTCCGGAGCCAACTCCCGATCGGGGTATAC comes from Rhodothermales bacterium and encodes:
- a CDS encoding dehydrogenase E1 component subunit alpha/beta; translation: MQTEVVQTDVTDEEASARYRALVLPRVIEEKMLRLIRQGRLSKWFSGFGQEAIAVGCVLALEDDDHILPMHRNLGVWTTRGLPLDTLFCQLMGKAGGYTHGRDRTFHFGLPEKRLVGMISHLAAMLPVACGLGLASQLGDRRTVALTFVGDGSTREGDFHEAVNLAAVWKLPVIFVIENNQYGLSTPTGDIMAARHFATAAAGYGIPGHVVDGNDLEAVIERVRAAAERGRAGEGPTLLEMVTFRMRGHEEASGTKYVPPELMQKWAKKDPVARYERVLLRKKQLTREAMTALRTELEARVEAAAEFALAQPEEVSTAERERGDVFAPSPPPPSTPESPRETLRFVDAIRQSLWQAMEADDRLVLMGQDIAEYGGVFKVTEGFVERFGKARVRNTPIIESGAIGAALGLALAGYRPVVEMQYADFITCGFNQIVNNLATTHYRWGAPVPVTIRAPFGGGIGAGPFHSQSMEAWFTHVPGLKVVIPSNPEDAKGLLRAAIDDPNPVLFFEHKFLYRSIKGEAPAGPCWTPLGSARIAREGTDATIVTYGVGVHWALEAAAAEASRSGASVEVIDLRTLVPWDRETVLASVKKTSRMIVLHEASLTGGFGGELCATIAEAAFTYLDAPPMRVASLDTPIPFSTQLERDLYSGKSRLQGALEQLLEF